The Dermacentor silvarum isolate Dsil-2018 chromosome 7, BIME_Dsil_1.4, whole genome shotgun sequence genomic sequence CGCCATGTATCAGGGGACAGAATTCAATTGAAACCTATTTTTATGCACCAGCTGTGAGGTTGTGAGTGCAGTAGTTTTACACATCAAGGGCTGATATGTAGTAGTGCCCTGTAGACTACAAGGTAAACAATGTCCACCGCTTATTCCTGTTGCTTGCTTGCAACTATATTCATTGTATCATATGACTTAGTTTACAAGAGAAAAGGAGGTTTTAAATTTAGCATCAGGATTTGTAAATGCATGCATGTTAAGGAGCTAGGAGTCTCTGGTGCATACTTTTTATCAACTATATTTTTGGTAGTAGTGTAAGAGTGCTAAATGTGCATCAAAAGAGATGATAGCTGTGCAAGCACTGCATTGATCACATTGTTGAATAAAGAATTTCGTTCTCTGTTAGCAACCAGGGGCTACGCATACGTGATGAGTAATGAGGGGCATGAGTTCTGATTACATCTTTTCCAGTCTTCACGTGATATGAAATTTCGTTTCCAAGAAAAATTAGTTAAAGGCAAATGGTCCTTCTGTTCTgttctcttcctcttttttcttaaaaGTACCGAAAACATTCAGTCACTGACAAGCATTCAAAAACCAACCTCCAGAAGTAATCCCTAGTCATGCTACTGGCTGAACATCTGCACCAATTATtctatttattgatactgcaatcccagGGAGGGATTTTCGCAGGGTAGGCGTACAGATACAAGCACGGATCAAATATTTACAAACAAATGCATTCTCAGGCATCTCTTTGATGCCTGAGAATGCATGCACTCTCATGATTTCAGAATGGGGCTTGCAGCGAATGTGGGATGCAAGTGCACCAGCTGAAAGAGGAAAATGAAGCCTTGAAGGCTGAAATCCAAAGCCTGAAGAGGCTTCAGGAGGAGCACAGCTATCTTACTGGTAAGCACCTTACAGCAGAAGCCATATGCCTACTCGTACTTCAGTTTACTTATGACGCTCTTAAGGCACTTAAACTACACGCAGGTCAGCACTACATGTTGGTTTTGTTCCCCTTAGGATTTTTAATGCATGAAACATTCATTTTTCTGAGCGCTGCAACCCTTTCTTGCAGCATACATATTATTGGTGAATGCCAACTGTAACAAAGTCTTGAACCATGTCAAAAGCCTTTTTTCAGATAATTTTGGCATAGAGCAGCCTCTGTGCAAAATTTTACTTTTGAAATATGAGCAGAACTAGCAAAAATATTTGGTAGGGGAAACAGCGCGTAAGGCGAGGACAATGAGATCGGCAACACATGCGCTGTGTTGTTGATCTTTCATTGTCCTCGTTTCCCCTTCCAAACGCACCACCATCTAGGCCCACATCAATCCCTCATATAGCAAAATACCTATTTTGGTATTTAAGCTGAAAAGATAAAACGCCGCCATTATTGCTCTGTAGAAGTTTCGCATCACTTAAGATACTGCTCCTCGACGTAACCTTCGAGATTGTGCATTGTGCACCCGTGCATTCTAGGCCACACTGCTGCATAACGCAGACGCCATGGCCGCCATGAAGTCCTGCAATGAGTCCTCTCGCCGTAGTAGACACTTGTGAGACCCACATGTTCTGATTAGTCTGTGGCTCTCCAGGCATGGCAACGCGAGGCCAGCCTCAGTCGTGACAGCTTGCAACTGCCTGCAGTGCGCTAAAAAATCTGACATAACATGCTGGGGCTTAAAATTATGGCGAGGCTGTTAAATGCATGTATCATCTGCTTAGCTGATGTTTAAAGGCTGTTAAAGAATATTGTACAATTACCAGCTCTGCTGCTTTGCCAAGATTGGTTCAATGGTATCTATTAATCATATACAGCAAATTTAACAAGAGTGACATTTTATTTCAGCTGACCTTTGAAACATTTTTACTGTATAATTTGATCAACCGTCCATGTTGATTTTaataataaaacttgttgctggaGAAGTTATTTCACATTGCTGTTGATTTTaataataaaacttgttgctggaGAAGTTATTTCACATTGCTGAGGAAAAGGTACTGTGCGAAGCAGACAAATACGGGAAGAGCAAGACAAAAACCAGCACTAAATTTCATCAGCAATTTTGTCGCAGGCGATATCTTAAAGGGATGCTAACATGATATTTTCGACTTAATTTCTTCGTTAAATGAATGTGCTAGACCTCTAAATAGTGGAAAAAAATTGTGACATGCCTCAAAGTACTGTTAGTCATCTCGTATTTCTGagctaggttttgttgctgggGGATATGGTGTTGTGATGTTATGACACGGTATGTAAGAACAGGACGTTGCAACGTTTTGACATTCGCTTTAGCTCATTTGGTCGTTTGCTGTGCTTCTACATTAGCCGTCAGAATGAATAGTAGCATGTCGAGCAAGTCCACGAGTTATATTGAGGTGATCGAACAAGCTGGAGCGAGTGTCAGAATGTcacaatgtcctgctcccacgtgaccatgtATCACAACACAGTATGCTCCTTGGAAATGTAACTGAAACTGACTGTAGAAAAGCTAccatagtaaattatttagggcgctctgaggcatttcacaattttttttctggggtttacACAAATGCACCATACAGCAAAAAGAAAATTGATGAAAATATCACGTCGGTAGCTCTTTAAGCATGTATGTAGGTGAAGTAGGTGCTTTGTGTAAGAGGGATGTTCTTTTCTTATTGATAGGTTCTTGCATGGCTTATTGCAGTGATGCAGCAATGTATTTTATATTTCACCAGATTTTAAATAATCCTAATATCTAATCAGCTCTTGCTGTTTCATAAATTCCTTGCTACAAAATGTGCACACAGGGGTGGAATTTTTGCATAAAGTGCCATGAGAAGGAACACTGTAGTTCTAAGATTTCAATTTATGACTAAAGACAGCACACACTCAGTGTTTACAATAATCCAGGACATATGAAAATTGTTTTGAATGGCCAACTAGAAGTGGTATAGAGGCATTGCCTTGGCATGTACCACCCGGGCAGTCAGAAAATGAGGCCACCACATAGTAGCAGAAAGCTTAGAACTGCAGATAAATAGGGTATACATGAACAGCATGTTTGCAATATCCAAAATATATAAAGCTGGCAATTAATGACCACACGAAAAAAACATGGATACAAATCTGGAAACCTGTAATTTTACCGTACAACCATAACATGTCACACAAACGAAAAGTAATGTGCAAACCAGTTAATGAGATAGAGAAGGTGGAAAGCCAAGATGCTTGCAAAATGAAACTCAGGTGGAAGTTTGGAGAATATGCCAGCAACATTTTTTATAGGATTTCCCTATCATGCAGCAAGGACAGATTGGGTGTTGTATCAATGAATAGCTATGTGAACATGGGTACATGTGCCAGCAACTTagtgtaaacaatgcaaatgttcTGCGCTGTCAGAAAGAACAAAAATTGTGAGCACGAACAAACTACTGGGAAGAGAGATTTAGGAAGCATTCATGATGTGATAACAAAAACTTGCATAAGCACTCCTTTGATTTTGCTCACGCACGTCGAGGACAGATTTTGTAACAGTGCACCTCCGAACGATCAAAAACATCTGCATCGTATACCAGAGTTGTCCCATTCTTTAATCAACAtagaattaattttttttgctgttcacattcttctttttttctttgtttttgttagGCAGCTGCTCACATCCCCCACTTTTCACCATATATACATCCACTTCATTTGAATAAAATCAGTCAGTTGTTTGCTCTTTCATTCAATCAGCTGGGTTCTCCCTATTTCATTCATTATGTTTCCATCTAAACATAGTGGAAGAAAACTGTAAACACTGCGGAGTGCAATTTCAGTGGGTGCACATAGCTTTGAGAATTTGTAATGCATATTGTGATGTGAATGTGCATGTGGGTATCGACACATGAACAAGCTATTTGATATGAAGAAATGAAGTGTCAAACACAAACTTTAAAAGAGTTTGCTCTTGAGTAGTACATGGTATGTGTCTTTTCATCATCCTGTTACTGTGGGCTGTTTACATAATAAAGACACATTGAGTACACTTTAAACTAATTTACTTGTAGTGTACAGTAAAGTAATAGAAATTACAAAGAAATGTGCCCTCTTATTTGTCGCTACAAAAAGAGCTGCTCCCTCTGTAGTAGTGAAACTGCAGCTCTTCTGATGTTCTTGTGTGTTTCTCAAGTATCTTGAGTAATTGTTCTGAGCCATTTAATCTGCTCTGAACCACAACTACGAAACCATCAAATTTAGATCACACATTCATATAAGGCATGGTTAATGTTATGACTGTTTTCTGATGTAGTACTTGTCCCTCTTATACCCATGTCACACGGGCAAATTTAGTGTCGCTTCAAGCAAGTGCACTTCAACgcactgagtgtcactttggcagcgtgctgctacacgagaaagaaaagtgtcttGTGGAATTGATGACACTAGCAATGGATGAATCAGTAGGCACAACAcatgtttgttattttaagcaTGGTTTTCAAAATAACAGTGCATAATATTCAAAGGAGCATTTCGAATAAATTTTAGTTCTAATGAAGGAGTTCATTGCAACAGCAATAATATTACCGATCAGGGCAAGAGTGTCACATCCAAGGCGAGCAGAGGAAAATTGCCAGATTCCGTTGCAGATGGCACAAGAACTGATTTGAGCACTTGGAGCGTGTTATTGCAGCGCTTATTGGTTGTATACGCACCACTCCGAGACTCCACTGACCTTTCATGCACTCGGACAATACAGAAAATTGCGTCAATTTTGCATAATCAAGAGCGTGTCTGCTAAAGACGCAAGTGACGCGTAgtcagcttggctgtaaaatggCGAAGTTAAATGGACACGCTGTCATGCTCCGCTCGATTTATTCGTTAGCTGAGCAAGGGCAGCGTTCGACCTTTACCCACGCTGGATTGTGTCGTTTGAGCGTCTATACGGCAATTGTAGCACGACAAACGTGTCGTCATTATAAATGGCAAGAAACGGTACTATCGCGGTACCCCATGTATGAGCGCCTTAGTCTCCTCGTCCGACCATATCATCATTGATGCACTGCTTCCATCCTATAAACTCGGAACAAATGACGGCGGCTGCACAGATAGGGTGGCTAGCACAGGCATAAACAATTGTACGGTCATTACATATAAACAGCCGCAGATCGAGAATAGTACAGTAGCTTATTACTTCTTTTGTTTTAAGTATGGCACATTTTATTAGCTTATAACATTTCCAATCATGAAAAAGGTGGTCTAAAGTTACTACTGAATCTGCTTTCAATATTCGTTCATTTATTTCTGAGCCTCTGCTACCGAGACAACGCACTTCAGCGCAGTGTAGTGAGTTTGGCGAACGCACTCACTGGCGAGTGTGCTTTGCGGCAAGTGTCGCTACGTGTTCCCGTGTGGCAGTGTGCGATTGACACTCgcggcgaagtgcactcgctcaaattGCACTTAAGTTGTCCCGTGTGACATAGGTATTAGTCACCATTTAGGCAGTTATCAGTTTCCCTAATGTCCTTTTGCAACATAGGGGAACCTCTACTCCATTTCATAATTAGCAGGCAACCCTGTGGAGGCTACAAGTTGTGCAGTCACCAAGTCTCACTCTGCATATTTCATTGAGCAATTGTTTTGTACTTGCAACACTTCCTGTAAAGTAACTCTCGCAAATTACATGTATAACTTGTGGACACAAAATTGCGCCAAATCGTGCATCAATGACTGACCGATGTGTCGCAATGTTCATTATAAAGTACGAGATATTTCGCTGCATAAGGAATTCACATTTGGTGCTTTTTCACTGAAATGATCAAAGTACTTGTACACTTTTGTTCAGTGATTGTATTGCTTGCTCATTATGCAGAAGCTGGCAAGATGGTCAAGAGGCTGAAGAGGATCCTCAACAATGTTGAGAAGAAGCAAGACGATCCCGTAATTGCTTGCACAAAGGTACGCTTATTGTGTGCTGCCAGTTGTTTTCCCTTGTTTTTTGGCGATATAGTGTATTTGACGTGATGCCGTTAGCAAAGCAAGGTAAAATAAGTGTTTCCCAAATTGCTGGCCCCTGGATTCACTTTAGATGGTGTAAGGGGTCTGTGTGGACCACTTAAAGACGTGCAGTTGTTCATTTGCGATGTGCGACTATGACTAAGATTGATGTCTGGCCGGCGTGGTGGCAGTTGGAAAGCGATCGCAGGAAGGTTGCTTGTACTATATGCACTTTAGCAATCATTAACAATGACTGTGTGCGATATCATGCTCACTGATGACGGCTTGTATATCTGTGGGCAACCAGCTGGCAATTACCAAATCCACTTGTGATAAACAATTTATCTTTGTCTCTCGCTGTGTTTTCTTTTACTCGCACAGACGCTTCAATGTCAGTCACTGCAAATAACTGTCAAAGAAATGCCTCTGCAACGCAAACCATGCGATGACGCTGGGAGACACTTGTTTAGTTTATTTGATGATAAATTGTTCACCTTTATGCTCTGTGTGATCAAAAGTGAGCTTCCAAAGCATCGCTTAATTTTCTTTGTCCAGGTTGACATAGGAGGAGGGACGCTAATTGACAAGAGTGTGCTGGAGCAGCTCAGCCGGGCCTGTGACAGTGGCAGTGGCCCTGGCAAATTTGCCAGGGCACTTTTGCGCCACATCTTCACTGACGCTGAGCTCCACGGCAAGTCTCTCTTTGGGGGCAAGGGCTGTCATCGGGGCGAGGCTGTTCAGAAGGAGGCCCTTGACACTGTACGTGTTGAGGCTGTGATAGGTGTGTACATTATTGTATTACAATCatttagtcttaaataattatctAAGAACATGCATATGAAAGGATGTTGCCAAAGCGTACAAAGCCTATTGTGCTTATACCAACTGTATCGTTATCAACTAGCTAAAGTATAGTAAGTGTTCTTAATAATAATGTGAAATGGCAAATAGTTCGCATATTTTATTACTAACATTGTGGCCGTGATGTTATGCACAATTTTTAGATGCCTGATAAAACAAATGATTGGTTGAGCTCGACTATTGATCATAGCTGGCCAGATAGCACACATACAGTCCTAGGTCTACTTCTGCACTAGCTGGTTCTGATGGCACATTTTAAAACATGCTCGGCTATTTGCTATGCGCTACTTTTTTATACCTTTTTTTCGTTATTAATAAAAGCCTGCAACATTTTTCAAGACTTCTTGGCTTCACTTTCACGTAGTACTTATTGCTAATAGTGTCAATATACTTGACTCATGTTGCATGCAAGGCTCACTCTAGCAGGACCTTCGTGACTGCACAGATGCAGAGCCCCATCACATTGGTGTGACAGCCACTTTGCACATGGAGCTGATTTAGTTAATTAGCAGCATGTCTGACCAGCACTGCTGTGATGTTTAAGCAGCAGGCTGTACCTACTTTAAAAATGTTGCATGCTTTCTCTTAAACCATTTAAAGAGTTTTACAGAAAGTA encodes the following:
- the LOC125947255 gene encoding uncharacterized protein LOC125947255 translates to MGGGGKWDVYPVRALADTNVGYRLVAQEGAIKKLRGSIQDVFWEEGQPAILLNSGSPQALEKKRSWLVAGAGASISTAEGNGACSECGMQVHQLKEENEALKAEIQSLKRLQEEHSYLTEAGKMVKRLKRILNNVEKKQDDPVIACTKVDIGGGTLIDKSVLEQLSRACDSGSGPGKFARALLRHIFTDAELHGKSLFGGKGCHRGEAVQKEALDTAHSSRTFVTAQMQSPITLV